The Salvia splendens isolate huo1 unplaced genomic scaffold, SspV2 ctg879, whole genome shotgun sequence nucleotide sequence CATGTTGTCAAGTTTTGTTTGAAGATTCTGAGTTGTGATGTAGCATAATAGGAATCAGCTTGACTTTTGTTACAGACCAAAGAAGCTGAGATCACATCACTGAAACAAAAGAATAGATTCGAGGAGCTTGAGTGTCAGCTAAATGAAGCAGAAGGCATCATTTTGGACCTTAGAGAGGAACTGAACCAGGGACAGGATCAACTTGAtaagttgaagaagaaaaaagtggTCCTTAAGAGAGGGAGTCAAGAAAATGCAGAAGAGTACAGCTTACCAACTAGGGTCAGAAGTGAAGGTTATGAGCTCTTGGCTTCTACCTTGAACCCTGAACCAGAATTTATTAGCACCATtggtaaaaataatttattgtctGGCTGGAGTGCACTCGCTCAAGGGACTCGGGGTTCTGCTAAACAGAATGTAATTGCTTGTTTGGACCAGATAATGGAGTCTGATCAATTTGGGAATGGAGGTTCAGAGAGAACTTGTGCAAATGAAAAAAACTTAGTGGAAGAAACCTTTCCTGATGTAGAGAAACtgaatcaaaatgaaaatggCACCAATGTAGAGAGTGTAAATGCTGTCGAGCGCACTTCTGTATTAGATGAAAACATCCGATATAGAAACAGTGAAGCTGCTTCTATAGTCCGTCGAAGTGTTAGGAAAAGAAAACTCAAGTTCTGGGATGATGTTATTGCTGCATGTGGATTGCAGGTCAAGAAACCTCGTTCAGGATCTGCAGAATTTTCATGTCTGGGTACACGCAAGATGAAAAAGTGTGCGAAATCTAGCGAAGACCTGCCAGATGGTGATGCTAAAATTGAAAGTCTTGATGTTTCAGAGGTCTCAAAAGAAATTATTAACAATGAAGCACCAGAAAACACAGAGTTGGTTGATGTGCTAGTGAAACAGGATGACCTTGCTGCAACTTCCGAATTGTCTAGTGCATCAAGAATTGAATGTGATGTGGAAGACGGTGCTGCAGAAAAAGCATCGAATCTTAGCTATGGTGATGGCAACAAACCATGTATATATACATTCGACAGGAGATGGCGGAAGAAATCTACGATTCACCCTGAGAAAGTTCTTGATGGATCA carries:
- the LOC121791711 gene encoding uncharacterized protein LOC121791711, with the translated sequence MESDQFGNGGSERTCANEKNLVEETFPDVEKLNQNENGTNVESVNAVERTSVLDENIRYRNSEAASIVRRSVRKRKLKFWDDVIAACGLQVKKPRSGSAEFSCLGTRKMKKCAKSSEDLPDGDAKIESLDVSEVSKEIINNEAPENTELVDVLVKQDDLAATSELSSASRIECDVEDGAAEKASNLSYGDGNKPCIYTFDRRWRKKSTIHPEKVLDGSSLS